The genome window GACCAGCCTGTTCTGGTTGCCGCTGTATTTGGCATACTTTTTGCCTAAATTGATAATCAGGCCAGGCCGCGGATCGTCTCCTGGTCTGGCCCGAAAGAGCGATATGTTTCCACGGTCCTGTTATGCAATGAAATAATTGTCCCAGGGAAGTGGCGAGACAAATTGAGCAACCAGGTTACTTAGCGTTAACTCAAGCCATTAAATTGGTGGGGCATAGCGCATTCGATCAAAGAGCATTTGAGACTGTCAATTGCATCTGTGGTAATGGTGGAATGTAGAACTTTATTCATTTTCAGTTGGATGGGTATATGGTTGGAACTACATGGAAGTCGAGTGTGAAAAGCGTAGGCAGTAAGCTTGAAACACTATCGATATCGGGCCATCGAAATAATAATTCGAAAAATAACGGATACACTGTTTCGGAACCTGGCGATAATAGAGTCATGTCATACGATATGTTGAAGGACATGCCGCATGACGAGTTTGTGGCTATGATAACTGACAGGCTCGACGGTAAAGATATATCTCTTGCTGCAGAAAGTAATTCAAAAAGAAATCCCGGGGTTGCTGGGGGCCTGGATGACAATGTTATTATTTTCGATTCATTATCTGAAAATGCCAATAAAACTGACGGCTCTAATCTGCATGAAAAAAATTCCAGTAATAGTCTTCCGGCGCAAGAGCTGAGTAAGATCCAACCCAGTGAGTCATCAAATAATCAGGATTCTGTTCAGCTAACACTCACGGATTTGATTGGAAATTTTATGAAGGAGGGGGCAGAGGTAAAGGATTTTGAGGGAATTTTTAATATTTTATCAAAAAATGATACATTTCCAGTAATTAATGATATTTATGAACATTGTCATCCTGAAAAAAAACTGATTACTTCAGTAATCGCCGTTTTTTCCGATAAAAAAACTGAAGTGGCAGCTGAGTATCTAATTTTAGAAGAAAAAAATAATTATGAGAAACTTAAAGATTTTTCTGATGTTGTCAAGAATATTTTCACTGAATGCGGCTTGCTCGAAAGTGCTAAAAATGGAGAAAACATATCTGTGGAAATGAATGACGAAATTCCAGGGAGTGGCCCCGAAAGAAAGTTGATGGATTTATTTATTGCTTATTATTTATATCTCGTGTCTAATAATCCGGCTAAATATATTGGGAAGTTATATAGGAAATTGACTTTTATTGATTCTGACGATTCGGGGGGAAACTCCTGCTTTTTCATTGGAAAAATATCAAACTATACGCAGTGCAATAAAGCACATTATTCTTTTGTGCCATGATAGTTCGACTGGAATGGAGATTTGTAAATTTGGTGAAAGTACATACCAGAAAATGCTCGATAGAAGTTCTTTCGGAGTTTATGTTTATCTGAGGAATTTTTGTAGTAATTTGAATGGTGCGGAAATAAAAAAAATTCTCAAAAGATTTGTTAGTGATATTGATTTTAATATCGAAAAGATGAGTGTAGATAAGGCTCTTGCGGGAACGGATGGCTCTGAGACGATCCATGTGGAAACGGGGAGCCATAAGAAGGCAATTCGATCTGCAATGCTTGAATATCAGAAAAGCAGCGATAAAAACCCTGAGGTGAAGAGATTTCTTCGATCCATGACTTTGGCTGTTTATACGGAATCTTTGGAAATGAAAAAATGGCTGAAATATACGGATTTACAGGAATTTACCCGCCAATTTAAACCGAAGACATCAAGTTAAAAATATTAGCTGCGCGAGGTAGCGGTATTGGGCGCTGGGCCACGAAATTCCCCGTGGCCCAGTCCAGGCAGCATTTTGGTTAGCCCTCTTGCCTTGTTTGGCCTTGTTTGCACCTCACCTCAGCCCGTGAATTGCCGCATGCCATGTGCGCCACATGACTGGGCCCGCATGAGGTGCGCGGGCGTTACGCCACCGAGTGTGAACACCGGCCAGGCATGCGCCGGCCATAGTGGCGAAAGCCTTTCAACCTGGCGGCGGGGTTTCGGCGTGAGTCGCGGTGGGGCGCACGGGCGCAAGCGTGATGAAGCCGAGGCCGAGGTGGATGCCATCGGCACCGATGCTGTCGAAGGCTGCGTGTGATAGCGCCGGGCCATTGACCTTGAAGTGCGTGGCAAGCATGAGAAATAATTGCATGAAAAATATTCAATTAATCTGAATCAATGCCACATGGCCATGTAGTAATAAATACCCGTAAAGAAAAAATCCGACTGGAAATAAAGCGATATCAGGCTTCCGCAGAGCAAAATTTTGCTGTGAAAAAATTGCTGCAATTTATATTGCTGGCAATTTTTTGAAAATCAAAGGTTCGGTTGCTTCTGATGACTTGATCGGGCTTTATCGGGATTTTCAAGTCTGACGGATGCTGTGCAATTTATATCAGGGCACAAGCAGAAAAATAATTTTGCCTGAGCAGCCTGTTCTGGTTGCCGCTGCATTTAGCATGCTTTTTGCCTAATTTGATAATCAGGCCAGACCACGATTCGTCTCTTGGTCTGGCCTGAAAGAGCGAGATGTTTTCACGGTCCTGTTATGCAATGAAATAATTGTCCCGGGGAAGTGGTGGGACAAATTGAGCAACCAGGTTACTTAGCGTTAACCCAAGCCATTAAATTGGTGGGACATAGCGCATTCGATCAAAGAGCACTTGAGATTATCAATTGTATTTATGGTAATGGTGGAATGCAGAACTTTATTTATTTTCAGTTGGATGGGTATATGGGCGAAATTACATGGCAGTCGGGTGTGATGATGGTAACAAATCAGCCTGATATTAATATGCTATCGGCTCATCGAAAGAAGAATTCGAAAAATAACAAATACACTGTTTTGGAACCTGGTGATATTAGAGTTTTGGAGCACGAGCAGAAGGATACGCCACATAACAAGCTCGACAATAAATGTCTATCTCTTGCTGAAGAAAGCAATTCAAAAAGAAATTCCGGGGTTTCTGGGGGCTTGGATGAAAGTAGTATCGCTTGCGATTCGTTATCTGAGAATGTCAATAAAATTGGCGACTATAATCTGTTTGAAAAAAATTTCAGTAACAGTATTCCGGCGCAAGAGCTGAATAAGATCCAGCCCAGTGAGTCATTAAATTCATCAAATAATCGGGACGCTGTACAGCCAGCATTCAAGGATTTGGTTGAAAATATTAAGAAGCGGGGGTGAGTGTAAGAAATCTCGAGGGGTTTTTTAAATTATTATCAAAAGATTTTTCGTTTCCAGACATTGAGGATTTGTCTGGAAATGATCCTCCTGAAAAAAGCCTGTTCGCCCCAGTTGTCAGCGTTTTTTCCGGTAGAAAAGCTGCACTGAATGCAGAAGAAGAAAATAATTCGAAGAAACTTGAAGGTTTTTCTGACGCCGTCGAATATATATTCATTAAATGCGGCTTGCTCGAGAGCGATAAAAATGAAGTGGCCATTTCTGTGAAAAGTGTTGATGATATTCCGGGAAGCAGCTCCGAAAAAAATTTGATGGACCTGTTTATTGATTATTACGCATATCTCATATCGAATAATGAAATTAAATATGTTAAAAAGTCTTATAAGGAATTGAAATTCAATTGCCTTCAAACTTCGAAGGGGCCTGGTGATTTTTCATTGAAAAAATATAATATTATGCGCGACACAATAAAAGGCATTATTGATTGGTATCCGAATTATTTGCTTGAAGAGGCAGCGGGTAAATATAAGTATGGAGAAAGTACTTTGGCGGAAATGTCCAATATACTGTCTTTAGGGGTTTGTGATTATCTGAAGAAAAATTGCAGTCAAGCGAGTAATGAAGAAAGAGGAAAAATCCTCGAAGAATTTGTTGGTGATATTGATTTTAATATCCGTATAAAAATTGCGAAAACTGAGGTCTCTAGGAAGACCCATGTGGAAACGTTGGACTATAAGAGGAAAATTCGATCTGCAATGCTTGAATATAATGGATGCAGCGATAAAAATCCCGAGGTGACGAGATTTCTTCGATTCATGGCTTTGGCTGTTTATGCGGAATCTTTGGAAATGAAAAAATGGCTGACATATACAGATTTACAGGAATTTCTCCGCCAATTTAAACCGAAAGCATCAAGTTAAAAATATTAGCTGCGCGAGGTAGCGGTATTGGGCGCCGGGCCACGAAATTCCCCGTGGCCGAGTCCAGGCAGCATTTTGTTTAGCCCTCTCGCCTTGTTTGGCCTTGTTTGCACCTCACCGCAGCCCGTGAATTGCCGCATGCCATGTGCCCCACATGACGGGGCCCGAATGAGGTGCGCGGGCGTCACGCCACCGAGTGTGAACACTGGCTGCGGGCAGCACTGGCCATAGTGGCGAAAGCTTTTCAGCCTGGCGGCGGGGTTTCGGCGTGAGTCGCGGTGGGGCGCACGGGCGCAAGCGTGATGAAGTCGAGACCGAGGTGGATGCCATCGGCACCGATGCTGTCGAAGGCTGCGTGTGATAGCGCCGGGCCATTGGCCTTGAAGTGCGCGGCAAGTATGAGAAGTAATTGCATGAAAAATATTAAATTTAATCTGGATCAATGCCACATGGCCATGTGGCAATAAATACCCATAAAGAAAAAATCCGACTGGAAATAAAGCGATATCAGGCTTCCGCTGAGCAAAATATTATTGTGAAAAAATTGCTGCAATTTATATTGCGGGCGATTTTTTTGAAAATCAGGGATTTAATTATTTCTGATGATTGGATCGGACTTTATCGGGATTTTCAAGTCTGCCGGTGCTATGCAATTTATACCAGGACACAAGCAGAAAAATAATTTTCTTGCTCAGCTTGTCCTGGTCGCCACCGTTCCTGGCCGATTTTTGCATGGATAAAACTTGGGCCAGACCACAAAACGATCCGTGGCTTGCTTTGGCCTGAAAGAGCAATATATTTTCACGGCTCTGTTATGCCATTGAAATAATTGTCCCAGGAAATGACGGGAAAATTTGACCAACAATGGAACGGATTGGTCAGCCAGGTTACCTAGGGTTAACCCAAGCTCTCAAATGGGCGGGGCACGGCGCATTCGACAAAGGGAATTTGAGGTTGCCAGTTGCATCAATGGTCATGGTGGAATGCGTAAATTTATTAATTTTTCAGGCGGATAATTAAATGAGCTTAAATAAATCGGGATTGCCTTCTAACGTAGGGCGCAGCCGGTCGCATACATTGCAGACCAACAAAGATAATGATTCGAAAAATAATGAAATCCAGATTGTAAAGTCTGGGGATAATAAAGCCTTGGGTCAAGAGGGTTTAAATAGTTTTTCTGCCGATATCGGCGGGAAAAACCCTGTTCTTATTGAAGAAAATAATTCTGGAAAATTGAGTAAAAGCAGTATTATTTCCGATCCGTTGTCGGAAGCATGTTCCAGTAACAATATTATGTCGCAAGGGCTGGACAAGTCCCACTCTAATGAGCTGTTAAACTCATCAAACAATCAACATTCTTTACCGCAAAATTTCAGAATATTGGTTGAAAATTTTAATCGAGAAGGAGGAAATAAAATAAATCCTGAGGGATTTATTGAGTTGGTATCAGAGAATTTTTCCCTGCCAAAAATTTCCGATCAGTATAAATCCAATCCCCCTAAAAAAAGTCTGATCGCTTCAATAACTAAAGCTGTTTCCCCTAATGAAACTGAGTCGGAAGTTTCAGCTCGAAAAAAAGAAGAAGAAGAAAATTCGATAATTCTTAACCATTTTTTGGGTGATATCGAAAATATCTTTGTTAACTGCTGCCTGGACACGAAGGATAAAGAGAAAGAGGTGCGAGCTGTTTCTGTGAAAAGCATTAATGGGACTTCGTCCTGGAATAAAAGCGAAATAAATTTGGCTGAGCTGTTTTTTGACTATTATGCAGATCTTATATTGAATGATCCGACCAAATATTCCGAACACTCCTATCGGTCATTAGAGTTTGTCACTTCTAACATTTTTGAAGAAAAGCCTGGTTTTTCATTGAAAAGACATGAAGAAATGCGCGATGTAATAAAATTGCTTATTTCATCGTACGCAGATAATATGACTGGAGTGGAAATTGATGAATTATGCCGGCAAAATAACGAGATGAATTTAAAGCTAAAAAAGGTGCCGGAGCTTTATCATTATCTGAAGGAAAGTGAAAAATCGAAGAATGAGGTTGTGATTATAAAAGAAGCGCTTGAGAAATTTCTTGATGATGTTGGTTTTAATATCGCCAAGATGAATGTGAAGGAAACCCGTGTGGAAACAGGGGGGTATAAAAATGCAATTCGGCCTGTTATGGCGCAATATAATAAATGCAGCACTAAAAACCCCGCAGCGGAGAAGTTTCTTCATTTCATGGCTTTGGCTATTTATGCAAAATCTTTGAAAATGACAAGGTGGCTGAAATATACAGATTTACAGGAATTTCTCCGCCAGTTTAAAGCCAGGTCATCGGTATAAAAACCTCTGCTGCGTGAGGTAGCGGTATTGGGCGCTGGGTCACGAAATTCCTCGTGGCCCAGCTCAGCCAGAATTTTGGTTAGCCCTATCGCCTTATTTGCCCTTCACCATAGCCCGCGAATCGCAGCGATGCCATGTGCGCCACATGACTGGGCCTGCGTGAGGTGCGCGGGCGTCATGCCACCGAGCGCGAACACCGGCAGGCGGGCAGCGCTGGCCATAGTGGCGAAAGCCTCCCAGCCTAGCGCTGGGGCTTCGGGGTGAGTCGCGGTGGGGCGCACGGGCGAGAGCGTGACGAAGTCGAGGCCGAGGTGCTCGGCGTGCCGTAATTCGGCAGGGGTATGGCAGGCGGCCGAGACCCACCGCATCAATGGCCTGGGGCGGGCGGAGGCTGCCATGAGTTGCCGGCTGCCGAGGTGGATGCCATCGGCACCGATGCTGTCGAGGGTGGCGTGCGATAGCGCCGGGCCATTCAGGATCAGATTGGCGTGGTGCGCGTGGCAGCGTTGCGCGACGGCGTGCGCGAGCAGGGCGTAAGCCTCGGGCGTCATGGTTTTGGCGCGGAGCTGCACGAGTTTGATGCCACGGAGTAGCGCGGTGGAAAGGCGCTCAAGAAACGCTCCGGAGCCACTCTGCGCGAGGTCCGGCTCGGGCGTAATCAAATAGAGGGTTGGGAGCGCGATGGCAGACATCAATTGCTCAAGGGGCCACGGCTGGTTTGTTAGTGGAGCTGGCAGCGGAGTTGGTCGTGTCCGGAGCGATGGAGCTGGCAGCGGAGTTGGCTGTGTCCGGAGCGATGGAGCTGGCAGCGGAGTTGGCCGTGTCCGGAGCGATGGAGCTGGCAGCGGAGTTGGCCGTGTCCGGAACGATGGCGCTAGCAGCGGAGTTGGCCGTAGCCGGAGCGATGGCGCTGGCAGCGGAGTTGGCGATAGCCGTAGCAGAAACGCTGGCAGCGGAGCCAGCCGTGGTAGCCGTGGTAGCCGCATCACCCTCACGACTTCCCACCACAGCACCAGTCACAGCAGATGGCTCCAGCCCATTCGCCGCCCCCGCCGCACCAGTATCGTCATCGGGATCACCGTAATCACCGTAATCCGGCAATGGCATCGGCGCGGTGGTCGCCCCCTGCAAACGGGCGCGCCGCTGCTGGGTAAACGCATCGCGGACAAATGAGTATTTATCCAGGGCCGCCTGGTTCAACAGCTCCGACGCTCCCAGCAAGTCCGAACGCACGCTGACAAACTGCGTCACATACAGCGGATAGCGCACCGCAGGCTCCGCATAATTCAGCGGATTAAAGCGCACATCCACCACCAGTCCCATGCTGTCTCGCAGCGAGCTCGGCCCGAATACCGGCAGCACCAGGTACGGCCCCGACGGCACGCCCCAATGCCCCAGCGTCAAACCGAAGTCCTGCCGATGCTTGGGCAAGCCCGCTGGCGTGGCAAAGTCGAGCAGCCCGCCTAGGCCAAAGGTCGAGTTGAACGCAAAGCGCATCACGTCCTCGGCGGCATCGGTGATTTTTAATTGCAGCAGGTTGTTCGCGGCATTGGAGAGATCGCCGAGATTCGAAAAGAAATTACTCACGGCGGTGCGCAAAGGCTGCGGCGTCACCTTCTGGTAACCCTTGGCAAGCGGTACGGCAACTGCGGTGTCCAGCGCATCGTTGAACTTGAAGAACGCGCGGTTCATTGGCTCCAGCGGGTCGCCTGGCTTGCGCGTGGGCCCGCTGGCGCAGCCGCTGACGAGGCTCGCGGCCAGCACCGCGAGAACGAGGGGACGTAGCTTCAGCTTCATGGGCGTTGCTCCTGCTTGTTGCCGAGTGCTCGTGGCATGCGCGGCTGGCCCATCAGCACAGGTTGAAACACCACCGCGCCAATCAGGGTGCAGAACAGCGACAGCGCCAGCAATTTGCCCATGCTGGAGGTGCCGGGATGGTGTGACAGCCACAGGCTGCCAAACGCGGTGGCGGTGGTAGCGGCGCTATACAGCACGGCGTGGGTGAGGCTCGATTGCAGCAAGCCGGTATGGCCGTTGCGCCAAGCCATCACGAAGTAGATCTTGAAGGCCACGCCTACGCCCAGCATCAGTGGGAGCGCAATGATGTTGGCGAAATTCAGCGGCATGCCGAACACCACACATAACTCCAGCGTGACCACGGCCGAAACCAGCAGCGGCACCAACGTGCGCAGCACGTCGCCAATGCGCCGCAGTGTTAGCCACAGCAGGATGGTGATCGCTGCGATAGCCCAGCAGGCGGCTTGCAGGAAGGCGGTGATGATGGTGTCGGCTGAATGCAGGATCGAGATTGGCCCGCCGATCGCTAGCGGTTCGGCGGCCTTTACCGCATGGGCGAAACGGCGGAGCAGCGCATCGTCGCCGGGGTCTGCGCCAGGTGGGATTTTGGGTGCGATATCGACTAGCGCCTGACCGTCGCGCGAGAGCCAGTCGCGCACGATGCTGGCGGGCAGTGTCGCGCGGTTGATCTCGCCGGGTTGCAGCAGCAGGGTGAGTTGCCCAAGCGCCAGCCGCAGTGGTGTGCTGAGCGCATGCTCGGCGCGCTCGCGGGTGGCAGCGTCGGCGGCGGCAAGCTGCTTGAGCGTGGCCGACATATGTGCCGCTGCGGCGGCCCCCGGGCCGGGGTGGTCTTCGGCGGCAAATGCGAGCTGGGCTGCGGCGCGTTTCAGCGCGGCGACGCGCACGGCGTCACTGGCAGGTGGTGCGGTGGGCTGTGTCAGCGCGGGTAGCAATTGTTGCGCGGCCGTGGCGATCAGCGCGCGTTTTTGTGGTTGCCCGGTGGGGATAAAGGTGGAGAGCGTGGTGGTGCGGCCAACTTCTGGTAGTGCCGCCAGACGCGTGGCGATCCGGTTGGCTGCCACCAGCGAAGGGGCCAGCACATGCACGTTATTGACCGCTGCTTCCGGCGAATTTTTCAGCGCCAGCAACGTTGCCATAGATTCGGTATTCGGGTCTTTCAGGTGTAGCGGGTTGAAATCGAAGCGCAGATGAGCGAGCAGTGGCAGTGCACCCACCACGAGCGCCAGCGTGATGAACAGCACCGGCTTGCGCTGCCGGGCGAGAAAGTCATCGACCGGGGCCAGTTGCTTAAAGCCCGGCGAGGCGGCTTCGCCAGGCGGGTTGAACACTTTGATGAGCGCTGGCAGCAGCGTCATGTTGCTCAGATACGCGACGAACATCCCGACCCCGGCGATCTGTCCGAGCTCCGATACACCCCGGTAAGCGGTGGGCATGAACGAGAAAAAACTTTCGGCGACCGCCACGGCGGCCAGCGTCAGCGGTGCACCGATGCTGTACGCGGTATTCATCAATGCAGCGGGCAGGCGGTTATCGCGGTGCCGTTCTTCGCGGTACTTGACGCCGAATTGCACGCCGAAGTCCACCCCCAGTCCGACGAACAGCACCATGAACGCCACGGAGATCATGTTCAGCGCGCCGACCATCATCAGCCCAAGTGCCGCGGTGATTGCCAGCCCGACGAAGAGCGTGATGAACACGGCGAGGATCAGCCGCCCGGAGCGCAGCGCTAACCACAGGATCAACAGCACGACGAGGAAGGTGGCGATGCCGTTGAGCACCGCGCCATCTTGCACTGAAGCGAATTCTTCATCCGCGAGTGGCTGCTCGCCGGTGAGGCGGATATGTGCGCCGTATTGGCCCGTCAGATTGAGCGCGGCCGCTGTCGCGCGAATTGACTGCGAGGCGCGCGCGCCCGCTTCAAGCGCGCCGTAATCGACGACGGGTTGCACGGTGATAAAGGCTCGCGCAGGAACGCTGGCCGCGCTTGTGTCGAGCAGCGCGCGCCATGAAAACGCAGCGGGCTGGCCCGCCAGCACTTGATCGAGGGTATGGGCGCTGCGGCTGAGCAGTGGCTCCATGTCGGCCAGCTTCACCTGGCCCAATTGCAGCGGCAGCATCAGGCTGGTGCTAAGCACGCCTGCGAGCCCGGTCAGGCTCGGATCTTTGGCCAGCGCGTTGAGCAGCGGGCGCGCTTGAATGAGTTGTGTGGTGGTGCTTTCGACCTTGGTGAGCGGAGCAAACAGCAAGCCGTTGCGCTCGAAAAACGCTCCGCCAGCCGGTTGCGTGACCGAGGCGAATTCCCCGGGCTCTTTTTGCAGCGCGGTGGTGAGCGCATTGGCGGCGGCGTCGGCGAACTCTGGCGCAGCGGCTTCGACGACGACCAGCACGGTTTGGCCGCGCTGCGGGAAGGCCCGGTTGGTGGCGTTATCGAGGGCGGACCATTGCGGATCGGTGTCGATCAGGCGGCTGATGTCGGTATTGATCTTGAAGTGCTGCGCGACATACACGCTGCTGGCCACTGCCAGCACTAGCGACAGCGCGATAACCCGCGCGGGATGACGCACCGACCCGGCGACGAGGCGAACGATGGAGGACTTCAGCATGGAGGCAAGTGGGGTTCGGGCAAAACGGGTAGGCAAACGGAAGTGCCAGAGTATACAGAGCCATCGGCGGCGTGCGACATGGCCGCTACCGGTGCGGCAGGTCAGTCTTGAGGTTGGATTTGAGGTGAATCTGGAGCGGGTGTGGGAAGGGTTTAGAGCGGATATAGAGCGAGCTGGAGCAATGGCCGAACGATGCACGTGCGCTAAAAGGCCAACTGAATTAAGTCGTTATACACTGCGGCACCGGTCTGCCCAGCGGGGGGCCGGGACCTTTTTCAATTCTCCTGACGAGCCCATGAAACGTTATTTATCTGCTTTTCTGGCTGCTGCCGTGCTGAGCTCAACGGCTCTTGCGCAAAGCGCACCAGATGTCGTGGTGAAGCGTGCTGTCGAAGGCACGGTGAGTGCGATGAAAGCCGACCCGCAAGCGCGGGGCGGCGACATGGCGAAAATCACTGGCATCGTTGAAACACGTTTTGTCCCCTCGACCAACTTTCAGCGCACCACCCGCATTGCCGTCGGCCGTGCATGGAGCACGGCCACGCCCGAGCAGCAGCAAAAACTCTATGAGCAGTTCCAGTTATTACTGGTGCGCACTTACGCGGCGTCGCTGTCGCAGCTGCGCGATCAGGACGTGAAGTTCCGGTTTGCACCTTCCAGCGCGGCGGCTGATGCGAAAGACACCGTGATTCAGTCGCACGTGCTGACCAACGGCGGTGACGATGCGATCGACTACCGCCTGGAAAAAACTGCAAACGGCTGGAAGATTTACGACATCAACATGATGGGAGCGTGGCTGATTCAGGTGTATCAAACGCAGTTCGCCGACCAGCTTGCCAAGGGCGGGATTGACGGACTGATTCAATATTTGACGCGCCATAACGCACGCAGTGCGGAATAAGCGTGTTGCAAGGCTGCTGCCGCTAAAACCGGCGGACAGAATAATTTATTAACAGGGGGTTTCATGAACCGGATTTCCGGATTTCTGCTCTGGAGCGTGGTTGCACTACTTGGCGCATTCTCGCTGGGCACGATTGCGCTCGCGCAAGGTGAGCGCATCAGCGCGCTATGGATCGTGATTGCCGCCGTGTGCGTCTATCTGATCGCGTATCGCTTTTACAGCCGTTTTGTCGCCAGCAAGGTGCTGCAGCTCGACCCCATGCGCATGACACCGGCCGTCAAGTACAACGACGGGCTCGACTACGTGCCGACCAACAAGTACGTCTTGTTTGGCCATCATTTCGCGGCGATTGCCGGAGCGGGGCCACTGGTCGGCCCCGTGCTGGCCGCGCAAATGGGCTATCTGCCTGGGATGCTGTGGATTCTGGCGGGCGTGGTGTTCGCTGGCGCGGTGCAGGATTTCATCGTGCTGTTCATTTCGAACCGCCGCGATGGCCGCTCGCTGGGCGATCTCATCAAGATGGAACTGGGTACTGTGCCGGGCGTGATCGCGCTCTTCGGCGCATTCCTGATCATGGTCATTATTCTTGCGGTGCTCGCGTTGATCGTCGTGAAGGCGCTGACCCATTCGCCATGGGGCACCTTCACCGTCGCCGCGACGATCCCGATTGCGCTTTTCATGGGCTTGTACATGCGCTATTTCCGGCCTGGCCGGATTGGCGAAGTGTCGATCATCGGCTTTGTGCTACTGATGGCCTCGATTGTGTTCGGCCAGTATGTGCATGACACCCCGGCACTGGCAGTGTGGTTCGATTTCACCGGCACCCAGCTCACGTGGATTCTGATCGGTTATGGCTTTGTGGCTTCGGTGCTGCCGGTGTGGCTGCTGCTCGCGCCGCGTGATTACCTGTCCACCTTTCTGAAGATCGGCACCATCCTCGGGCTGGCCATCGGCATTCTGGTTGTCGCGCCTGAGCTGAAGATGCCTGCCCTCACTCGCTTTATCGACGGCTCCGGCCCGGTATGGTCCGGCAACCTGTTCCCGTTCCTTTTCATCACGATTGCTTGCGGCGCGGTGTCGGGTTTCCACGCGCTGATCTCGTCGGGCACGACGCCCAAGCTGCTGGACAACGAAGCCAATGCGCGTTTTATCGGCTATGGCGCGATGCTGATGGAATCGTTCGTGGCGATCATGGCGCTGGTGGCTGCCTCGGTGATTGAACCTGGCATTTACTTTGCGATGAATGCGCCTGCTGCGGTGCTCGGCACAACGCCGGAAGCCGTGGCGCAAACTGTCACCCAGTGGGGCTTTGTGCTGACGCCGGAGATGCTGACGCAAACCGCCAAAGCGGTCGGCGAAAGCACCATCATCGCGCGCGCTGGCGGCGCACCGACGCTAGCCGTCGGCATGGCACAGATCCTGCATCAACTGATTGGCGGGCCTGGGATGATGGCCTTCTGGTACCACTTTGCGATTCTGTTCGAAGCGCTGTTCATCCTGACCGCAGTGGATGCGGGCACCCGCGCGGGCCGTTTCATGCTGCAAGACCTGCTGGGCACCTTCCACCCGGCGCTCAAGCGTACTGAGTCGCTGCCCGCGAACCTGATTGCCACGGCGCTGTGCGTCGCCGCATGGGGTTATTTCCTGTATCAGGGCGTAGTCGATCCGCTGGGCGGGATCAACACGCTGTGGCCGCTCTTCGGCATTTCGAACCAGATGCTGGCCGGGATTGCGCTGGTGCTTGGCACGGTGGTGTTGTTCAAGATGAAACGCGAACGTTACGCATGGGTGACGTTAGTGCCGACTGTCTGGCTGCTGATCTGCACGCTGACGGCGGGCTGGCAAAAGATTTTCGACGACAACCCGCGCGTCAGCTTCCTCGCCCATGCTGCCAAGCTGCGTGAAGCGATTGATGCCGGCAAGGTGATAGCACCGGCGAAGTCACTGGAAGAAATGCGGCGCGTGC of Paraburkholderia bonniea contains these proteins:
- a CDS encoding carbon starvation CstA family protein, translated to MNRISGFLLWSVVALLGAFSLGTIALAQGERISALWIVIAAVCVYLIAYRFYSRFVASKVLQLDPMRMTPAVKYNDGLDYVPTNKYVLFGHHFAAIAGAGPLVGPVLAAQMGYLPGMLWILAGVVFAGAVQDFIVLFISNRRDGRSLGDLIKMELGTVPGVIALFGAFLIMVIILAVLALIVVKALTHSPWGTFTVAATIPIALFMGLYMRYFRPGRIGEVSIIGFVLLMASIVFGQYVHDTPALAVWFDFTGTQLTWILIGYGFVASVLPVWLLLAPRDYLSTFLKIGTILGLAIGILVVAPELKMPALTRFIDGSGPVWSGNLFPFLFITIACGAVSGFHALISSGTTPKLLDNEANARFIGYGAMLMESFVAIMALVAASVIEPGIYFAMNAPAAVLGTTPEAVAQTVTQWGFVLTPEMLTQTAKAVGESTIIARAGGAPTLAVGMAQILHQLIGGPGMMAFWYHFAILFEALFILTAVDAGTRAGRFMLQDLLGTFHPALKRTESLPANLIATALCVAAWGYFLYQGVVDPLGGINTLWPLFGISNQMLAGIALVLGTVVLFKMKRERYAWVTLVPTVWLLICTLTAGWQKIFDDNPRVSFLAHAAKLREAIDAGKVIAPAKSLEEMRRVLFNDYVDAALCGLFIFVVVSIVAYGVLAVVRARRTNHPTVRETPYEAMPASQNTGAAR